Proteins from a single region of Paramormyrops kingsleyae isolate MSU_618 chromosome 9, PKINGS_0.4, whole genome shotgun sequence:
- the LOC111840940 gene encoding C-C chemokine receptor type 4-like isoform X3 yields MLLSVKLQSITDICLLNLAGADLLLLITLPFLAHYSRADWVFGPGMCKVVMSSYYIGFNSSIFFIIIMSIDRYLAVVHAVSSLKTRTRRYQAIMIAVTWIVGLLASFPEITLIDVHLQNHTSLCEVGYKSKAHLRAFGLFKMNVTSLLIPFFIMVVCYSMILRRILLCKSKNRTTIRLVLLVVMVFFCCWTPYNVASFFQALEVLSIYTACESSKAIQLSLQVTEAVAYSHTCLNPIIYVFVGQKFRRHLFKLLNRMPCMYDKFMISTVTPQLSQTSKTERSSTTMNVTYA; encoded by the coding sequence ATGCTGTTGTCTGTGAAGCTTCAGAGCATCACTGACATTTGTCTCCTGAACCTGGCTGGAGCGGATCTTCTGCTGCTCATCACCCTGCCCTTCCTGGCCCACTACTCGAGAGCGGACTGGGTCTTTGGTCCTGGCATGTGCAAAGTCGTCATGAGCAGCTACTACATTGGCTTCAACAGCAGCATCttcttcatcataatcatgAGCATCGACCGCTATCTGGCTGTAGTTCATGCAGTGAGTTCCCTCAAAACCAGAACACGCAGATATCAAGCCATCATGATTGCTGTAACCTGGATCGTAGGACTTTTGGCTTCATTTCCTGAAATAACGCTCATTGATGTTCATTTACAAAATCACACAAGCTTGTGTGAAGTTGGTTATAAAAGTAAGGCACACCTGAGAGCATTTGGCCTGTTTAAAATGAATGTGACCAGCCTTCTGATACCATTTTTCATCATGGTGGTTTGCTACTCGATGATCCTGAGGAGAATACTCCTCTGCAAGTCAAAAAACAGGACCACTATACGTCTCGTGCTACTGGTGGTCATGGTGTTCTTCTGCTGTTGGACCCCCTACAATGTTGCATCTTTCTTCCAGGCACTAGAAGTGCTCAGTATCTACACAGCATGTGAATCCAGCAAAGCCATTCAGTTGAGCCTGCAGGTGACGGAGGCTGTAGCCTACTCCCACACCTGCTTGAATCCCATCATTTATGTCTTTGTGGGCCAGAAGTTCAGAAGGCACCTGTTTAAACTCCTGAACAGGATGCCATGCATGTATGATAAGTTTATGATTTCCACAGTCACACCACAGCTATCCCAGACAAGCAAGACTGAACGGTCCAGTACAACTATGAATGTCACTTATGCTTAA
- the LOC111840940 gene encoding C-C chemokine receptor type 1-like isoform X2: MTSTNTTPSINGSDDYYTLDNATSEYTYEYDYEDYAPCKYDRHSAVFLPVFYSLLFVFGVISNGLVVWVMLLSVKLQSITDICLLNLAGADLLLLITLPFLAHYSRADWVFGPGMCKVVMSSYYIGFNSSIFFIIIMSIDRYLAVVHAVSSLKTRTRRYQAIMIAVTWIVGLLASFPEITLIDVHLQNHTSLCEVGYKSKAHLRAFGLFKMNVTSLLIPFFIMVVCYSMILRRILLCKSKNRTTIRLVLLVVMVFFCCWTPYNVASFFQALEVLSIYTACESSKAIQLSLQVTEAVAYSHTCLNPIIYVFVGQKFRRHLFKLLNRMPCMYDKFMISTVTPQLSQTSKTERSSTTMNVTYA; this comes from the exons ATGACTAGCACCAATACTACGCCCAGTATCAATGGCAG TGACGACTATTACACTCTGGACAACGCCACCTCTGAATACACCTATGAGTATGACTATGAGGATTATGCACCATGCAAGTATGACAGACACAGCGCTGTTTTCCTGCCTGTGTTTTATTCCCTGCTCTTCGTGTTCGGGGTAATCAGCAATGGCCTCGTTGTGTGGGTCATGCTGTTGTCTGTGAAGCTTCAGAGCATCACTGACATTTGTCTCCTGAACCTGGCTGGAGCGGATCTTCTGCTGCTCATCACCCTGCCCTTCCTGGCCCACTACTCGAGAGCGGACTGGGTCTTTGGTCCTGGCATGTGCAAAGTCGTCATGAGCAGCTACTACATTGGCTTCAACAGCAGCATCttcttcatcataatcatgAGCATCGACCGCTATCTGGCTGTAGTTCATGCAGTGAGTTCCCTCAAAACCAGAACACGCAGATATCAAGCCATCATGATTGCTGTAACCTGGATCGTAGGACTTTTGGCTTCATTTCCTGAAATAACGCTCATTGATGTTCATTTACAAAATCACACAAGCTTGTGTGAAGTTGGTTATAAAAGTAAGGCACACCTGAGAGCATTTGGCCTGTTTAAAATGAATGTGACCAGCCTTCTGATACCATTTTTCATCATGGTGGTTTGCTACTCGATGATCCTGAGGAGAATACTCCTCTGCAAGTCAAAAAACAGGACCACTATACGTCTCGTGCTACTGGTGGTCATGGTGTTCTTCTGCTGTTGGACCCCCTACAATGTTGCATCTTTCTTCCAGGCACTAGAAGTGCTCAGTATCTACACAGCATGTGAATCCAGCAAAGCCATTCAGTTGAGCCTGCAGGTGACGGAGGCTGTAGCCTACTCCCACACCTGCTTGAATCCCATCATTTATGTCTTTGTGGGCCAGAAGTTCAGAAGGCACCTGTTTAAACTCCTGAACAGGATGCCATGCATGTATGATAAGTTTATGATTTCCACAGTCACACCACAGCTATCCCAGACAAGCAAGACTGAACGGTCCAGTACAACTATGAATGTCACTTATGCTTAA
- the LOC111840940 gene encoding C-C chemokine receptor type 1-like isoform X1, with product MLSLEDTMPPTAKASNIFTMKDLFYQSDDYYTLDNATSEYTYEYDYEDYAPCKYDRHSAVFLPVFYSLLFVFGVISNGLVVWVMLLSVKLQSITDICLLNLAGADLLLLITLPFLAHYSRADWVFGPGMCKVVMSSYYIGFNSSIFFIIIMSIDRYLAVVHAVSSLKTRTRRYQAIMIAVTWIVGLLASFPEITLIDVHLQNHTSLCEVGYKSKAHLRAFGLFKMNVTSLLIPFFIMVVCYSMILRRILLCKSKNRTTIRLVLLVVMVFFCCWTPYNVASFFQALEVLSIYTACESSKAIQLSLQVTEAVAYSHTCLNPIIYVFVGQKFRRHLFKLLNRMPCMYDKFMISTVTPQLSQTSKTERSSTTMNVTYA from the coding sequence TGACGACTATTACACTCTGGACAACGCCACCTCTGAATACACCTATGAGTATGACTATGAGGATTATGCACCATGCAAGTATGACAGACACAGCGCTGTTTTCCTGCCTGTGTTTTATTCCCTGCTCTTCGTGTTCGGGGTAATCAGCAATGGCCTCGTTGTGTGGGTCATGCTGTTGTCTGTGAAGCTTCAGAGCATCACTGACATTTGTCTCCTGAACCTGGCTGGAGCGGATCTTCTGCTGCTCATCACCCTGCCCTTCCTGGCCCACTACTCGAGAGCGGACTGGGTCTTTGGTCCTGGCATGTGCAAAGTCGTCATGAGCAGCTACTACATTGGCTTCAACAGCAGCATCttcttcatcataatcatgAGCATCGACCGCTATCTGGCTGTAGTTCATGCAGTGAGTTCCCTCAAAACCAGAACACGCAGATATCAAGCCATCATGATTGCTGTAACCTGGATCGTAGGACTTTTGGCTTCATTTCCTGAAATAACGCTCATTGATGTTCATTTACAAAATCACACAAGCTTGTGTGAAGTTGGTTATAAAAGTAAGGCACACCTGAGAGCATTTGGCCTGTTTAAAATGAATGTGACCAGCCTTCTGATACCATTTTTCATCATGGTGGTTTGCTACTCGATGATCCTGAGGAGAATACTCCTCTGCAAGTCAAAAAACAGGACCACTATACGTCTCGTGCTACTGGTGGTCATGGTGTTCTTCTGCTGTTGGACCCCCTACAATGTTGCATCTTTCTTCCAGGCACTAGAAGTGCTCAGTATCTACACAGCATGTGAATCCAGCAAAGCCATTCAGTTGAGCCTGCAGGTGACGGAGGCTGTAGCCTACTCCCACACCTGCTTGAATCCCATCATTTATGTCTTTGTGGGCCAGAAGTTCAGAAGGCACCTGTTTAAACTCCTGAACAGGATGCCATGCATGTATGATAAGTTTATGATTTCCACAGTCACACCACAGCTATCCCAGACAAGCAAGACTGAACGGTCCAGTACAACTATGAATGTCACTTATGCTTAA